The genomic segment GTTCGCCATCGCGAAGGACGCGATGCACCAAGTCCGCAGAAGCCTTATTGAGTGTGACGATCTGCACTGGGCACCCTAGCGAACGTTGGAGATCATCTTCAAGATCCACGGGTAATCCACCCAGAGTGGGCGGAGGCGCGGCCGCATACAGCACCCCAATATCCACATCGCTAGACGGACGGCTCGTACGCCGCGCCACATTCCCGAATACATAGGCCGCGACAATATTGCCGTCCGCGCGCTCCGCTAAATATTCGCCTACCGCCTTGAGAATAGCTTCCTCGTTCATTGAGTCCGATGTTACTAATTTGAGCGTAATTCGCGTGATATTTCCCGCAACCTCTCCCTCATCCCCAACCCTTCTCCC from the Betaproteobacteria bacterium genome contains:
- a CDS encoding nucleotidyltransferase domain-containing protein, which translates into the protein MNEEAILKAVGEYLAERADGNIVAAYVFGNVARRTSRPSSDVDIGVLYAAAPPPTLGGLPVDLEDDLQRSLGCPVQIVTLNKASADLVHRVLRDGELVFETDRSTRIRFEVRSRQVYLDLLPVRRQYRHGIKAET